In Ferrimicrobium sp., the following proteins share a genomic window:
- a CDS encoding MurR/RpiR family transcriptional regulator: MTQSTVAEVIRAQVDSLTKSERKIAKLLLEDYPVSGLAGIPAIAEAAGVSAPTIVRFVTKLGFKNIAEMREQLQNEISTRLASPLERLGPSEDHAPITLLGTSEAELLDAVTRSFVSVNPNELEQFLQYLCDLDREIVPIGGRISHVLAQHLSWSLQVLRPKVRVARSSPGERINLLLDVDDRSVVVAFDYRRYSPDTIRFVEVAKAEGATVLLVTDPYLSPAAKNADVVLTSAISSSGVFDALTPSFALVEALLSLIAKRLGGPATDRVAKYEKLTVRILENDRNIIGSYRGQG; this comes from the coding sequence ATGACCCAGAGCACCGTCGCCGAGGTCATTCGCGCACAAGTCGATTCACTCACCAAGTCAGAACGCAAGATCGCAAAACTTCTCCTTGAGGACTACCCCGTCTCCGGACTCGCTGGCATCCCAGCGATCGCTGAAGCGGCTGGGGTCAGCGCACCAACCATCGTCCGTTTTGTCACCAAACTCGGCTTCAAAAACATCGCCGAGATGCGCGAACAACTCCAGAATGAGATCAGCACCCGTCTCGCCTCACCGCTCGAGCGACTCGGGCCCAGCGAAGACCATGCCCCGATTACCCTGCTCGGCACCTCTGAGGCGGAGCTCCTTGATGCGGTCACGCGAAGTTTTGTCTCAGTCAACCCCAACGAGCTCGAACAGTTTCTCCAGTATCTCTGTGATCTCGACCGCGAGATTGTCCCCATTGGCGGGCGCATCTCCCATGTGCTCGCCCAGCATCTCTCCTGGTCCTTACAGGTGCTCAGACCAAAGGTACGAGTCGCACGTTCATCGCCCGGAGAGCGGATCAACCTCCTCCTTGATGTCGATGATCGTTCGGTGGTCGTGGCCTTTGACTACCGGCGTTATTCGCCAGACACCATCCGCTTCGTCGAGGTCGCCAAGGCCGAGGGAGCCACCGTCCTCCTCGTGACCGACCCCTATCTCTCCCCTGCCGCCAAGAACGCCGACGTGGTGCTCACCTCAGCGATCAGCTCCTCAGGGGTCTTCGATGCGTTGACCCCCTCCTTCGCACTCGTCGAGGCACTCTTGAGCTTGATCGCGAAGCGTCTCGGGGGTCCAGCCACCGATCGTGTGGCCAAGTATGAAAAACTCACCGTACGGATCCTTGAGAACGACCGCAACATCATCGGCTCCTACCGTGGACAGGGATAA